One genomic region from Mytilus trossulus isolate FHL-02 chromosome 9, PNRI_Mtr1.1.1.hap1, whole genome shotgun sequence encodes:
- the LOC134682912 gene encoding antiviral innate immune response receptor RIG-I-like: protein MATSVDEFCNLCKVSFTSAKNANDHYEGRTHKNALTGESELFCDLCKIKCSCLESMNAHLEGKSHKRKEQEAMLSSVVNDENVIKDESGDGFCCKLCDIKCSGIENINVHLQGKSHKKKEMQVNIESPEGYGSPKEKSDGSLLYCEICQVSISGSDNMKLHVEGKGHKKKQLQQSNSHGDEKSKTINDGNVDGNNGENDDSIYVDAQQTFDHEHKTVKNDLSGQSDKKDEPNIIRDRISSSDEDNVGQEIDQTFVKNILESFEGGKYSKSIDHKDNLSLPLNQAVNKDFKSLNSSSNYSNKNKIEGKNVDTTFQKINNSEIIHDNGCSLDVSTTTKNTMETNTSTKSIENKASTSSVSTKKDDLKGTQNTPSRTTVRMPKRQQNYHCVICNQLMNTEKAYKDHLQGKNHGRKLLAPDRVLPETVFTEVDITEVKTKSRPRKYQEELFRKAMKKDAICFLPTGTGKTLIGCMVMSTMLEQNPTRQVVFLVERGLLVLQQFQYIKKELGATLFTRFGLQDLYTTERRKLLIAGLCSGSQSSRGVPLWKHDVIVVTAAYYENLLQKKLLRWKDTCLVVFDEVHHCVKSHPYNRLSYFEHKECPTEDQPKLLGLTASPAGKSTVEQTVKMLEELTINVGGVSIEIVEDNESELNTYRSNAEIDIQTVSLNSQEERFKSELQVYILHCYKKMADVTNLLEHSDAEELKLVNKNDREFRQLADEKLDGKMLNYLKLTIGLSEPCVGASPQEKVLATNLIKHSHYICVTLDILLQFGMEAAVEELKELMGLDKGTSFEFARKLELPCSILTEMVSRIICQENQQDQIDDGKFTKLVDLLINPETINLLKDDKSLILILVKERGSAFKMNELLQDKIMSVCKGGVSALVGHGTTSGKEPGMKVTHQKVILDNIQQHKYNIVVATSVAEEGIDIPECELVITLNPPSNVTALVQMRGRARKNQSKFIVVCNSTKEREDMEDLLKREQNMMEAVKQLSQS from the exons atggCAACCAGTGTGGatgaattttgtaatttgtgtaAAGTATCTTTCACATCTGCCAAAAATGCAAATGATCATTATGAAGGTAGGACGCATAAGAACGCATTGACTGGTGAAAGTGAACTATTTTGTGATTTGTGTAAAATTAAATGCAGTTGCCTTGAGAGCATGAACGCTCACTTGGAAGGAAAATCTCACAAAAGGAAGGAACAAGAAGCCATGTTATCTTCAGTAGTGAATGATGAAAATGTCATTAAAGATGAAAGTGGGGATGGTTTTTGTTGCAAGTTATGTGACATTAAATGCAGtggaatagaaaatattaatgTTCATTTACAAGGAAAATCACATAAGAAGAAAGAAATGCAAGTTAACATTGAATCACCAGAAGGCTATGGATCACCAAAAGAGAAGTCAGATGGAAGTTTGTTGTATTGTGAGATTTGTCAAGTCAGTATAAGTGGGAGTGATAATATGAAATTACATGTAGAAGGTAAAGGTCACAAGAAAAAACAGCTTCAGCAGTCTAATAGTCATGGGGATGAAAAGAGCAAAACAATTAATGATGGTAATGTTGATGGAAATAATGGAGAAAATGATGACTCTATTTACGTTGATGCACAGCAAACCTTTGACCATGAAcacaaaactgttaaaaatgaTTTGAGTGGGCAATCAGACAAAAAGGATGAACCCAATATCATTAGAGATAGGATTAGTTCCAGTGACGAGGACAATGTCGGACAGGAAATAGATCAgacttttgttaaaaatattcttGAGTCTTTTGAAGGAGGAAAATATTCCAAAAGTATTGATCACAAAGATAATTTAAGCTTACCTTTGAACCAAGCAGTAAACAAAGACTTCAAATCTTTAAATTCCTCCAGTAATTactcaaataaaaataagattgaaGGCAAAAATGTTGATACAACATTTCAAAAGATAAATAATTCTGAAATAATACATGATAATGGATGTTCACTAGATGTTTCTACGACAACTAAAAATACAATGGAAACAAACACTAGTACCAAGTCAATAGAAAATAAAGCATCTACTTCGAGTGTGTCGACTAAAAAGGATGATTTAAAAGGTACACAAAACACACCGTCTAGAACTACAGTCAGAATGCCTAAACGTCAACAAAATTACCACTGTGTTATATGTAACCAGTTGATGAACACTGAGAAAGCCTACAAAGATCATTTACAAGGGAAGAATCATGGTAGGAAGTTGTTGGCCCCTGACAGAGTTCTACCAGAAACTGTCTTCACAGAAGTAGATATAACTGAGGTAAAGACCAAATCTAGACCCAGGAAGTATCAAGAAGAACTGTTTAGGAAAGCCATGAAGAAAGACGCCATTTGTTTTCTTCctacag GTACTGGTAAAACATTGATAGGTTGTATGGTAATGAGTACAATGTTAGAGCAGAACCCTACCAGACAAGTTGTCTTCCTTGTAGAGAGAGGTCTACTGGTCCTACAGCAGTTTCAGTATATCAAAAAAGAGCTTGGGGCTACATTATTTACCAG ATTTGGACTGCAGGATCTCTACACAACAGAGAGAAGAAAGTTATTGATTGCTGGACTATGTTCAGGTTCTCAGAGCTCTAGAGGTGTACCTTTGTGGAAACATGACGTTATTGTAGTCACAgcag cATACTATGAGAATTTGTTACAGAAGAAGTTACTGCGATGGAAAGACACATGCTTGGTAGTGTTTGATGAAGTCCATCACTGTGTAAAGAGTCATCCTTATAACAGATTGTCATACTTTGAACATAAAGAATGTCCTACAGAAGACCAACCAAAACTATTAGGACTCACAGCTTCCCCTGCAGGCAAATCAACTGTTGAACAAACTGTCAAAATGCTTGAAGAACTAACCATTAATGTAGGTGGTGTGTCAATTGAAATAGTCGAGGATAATGAAAGTGAGCTAAACACATATAGATCTAATGCTGAGATTGATATACAAACTGTTTCACTGAATTCCCAGGAAGAGAGGTTTAAATCAGAACTCCAGGTTTACATATTGCATTGCTACAAGAAGATGGCTGATGTAACAAATCTTTTAGAGCATTCAGATGCAGAGGAGTTAAAACtggtaaacaaaaatgataGAGAGTTCAGACAACTTGCAGACGAAAAACTAGATGGAAAGATGCTCAACTACCTGAAGTTAACAATAGGCTTGTCTGAACCATGTGTTGGTGCAAGTCCTCAAGAGAAAGTGCTAGCCACTAACTTGATTAAGCATTCTCACTATATTTGTGTTACCTTAGACATTTTATTACAGTTTGGAATGGAAGCTGCTGTGGAGGAATTAAAAGAATTAATGGGTTTGGATAAAGGGACAAGTTTTGAATTTGCCAGAAAACTAGAGCTGCCATGTTCCATACTCACGGAAATGGTTTCCAGAATTATATGTCAAGAAAACCAGCAAGATCAGATAGATGATGGGAAATTTACCAAACTAGTTGACCTTTTGATCAACCCTGAGACAATAAACTTGCTTAAAGATGACAAATCACTCATACTTATCCTTGTCAAAGAGAGAGGGTCTGCATTTAAAATGAACGAGCTTCTACAAGACAAAATTATGAGTGTTTGTAAAGGAGGCGTATCTGCATTGGTTGGACACGGAACGACAAGCGGTAAAGAACCTGGCATGAAAGTCACTCATCAGAAAGTCATACTGGATAACATTCAACAACATAAGTATAACATTGTGGTGGCTACTTCAGTGGCAGAAGAAGGAATAGACATCCCTGAGTGTGAGCTAGTCATAACATTAAACCCTCCTTCAAACGTAACAGCCTTAGTACAGATGAGGGGAAGAGCTAGGAAAAACCAAAGCAAATTTATTGTTGTCTGTAACAGTACAAAGGAACGGGAGGACATGGAAGATTTACTGAAGCGTGAACAGAATATGATGGAAGCAGTCAAACAATTATCACAATCTTAA